In the genome of Ruficoccus amylovorans, one region contains:
- a CDS encoding alpha-galactosidase has translation MKNRSAIFFGETLSACMNGLCVDRVATASGGLELRICPEEKSTKRVPRRAGIYGRPECGISDPTPAKPDSMVQVKLARDAMAPGFLSGITMQDSITTLGLKHVEAVAEDRKGLGEEVLTTCFLNEASGLRVCQHIEPTPVPGTLRMWSTATNTGTEALELEHLASFVLSGITPFAPDEAPGRLRLHRFRSWWCNEGKHDDDLLEDLHLIRNWRGIMLINERFGQVGTSPVRNFFPFVALEDAEAGVIWGAQLAWAGSWQMEVTRRADAVSLSGGLADHEFGHWKKCLRPGERFESPKAHIACVAGQLHDLSAKLVELQEALLPEPPETEKSLPVIFNEWCTNWGSPSHDKTLALARRLQGSGVKYIVIDDGWAKRPPQATRQSNGDWILDTEKFPHGIKATCDALREMGYIPGVWFEFEVCNPDSEAFEQTDHHLQRYGKVLQVGSRRFWNLNDPWVVDYLDQKLIQFIRDNGFGYLKVDFNDNIGMGCDHEDSLGEGLRQHVEGIYRSFSRIKDQVGNLVIENCSSGGFRLEPSMMALTSMSSFSDAHESTNIPIIARQLHYLIPPRQSQIWAVLYPDDTPERFMYSLTATFYGRMCLSGPVHDLSDAQIALVHRAVRFYGRVAPIIREGVTQFVGKTPQNWRDPVGWSGILRTSRDGSEALIVVHEYERRNDQPTSISLPLGEGWEIVDCLFDGTTKEPVHRDGSLELYSGMSFRGWALHLRQRALTSL, from the coding sequence ATGAAAAACAGATCGGCGATTTTTTTTGGTGAAACACTCTCTGCGTGCATGAATGGCCTTTGCGTTGACCGCGTCGCCACAGCAAGCGGAGGACTGGAATTGAGGATTTGTCCTGAGGAGAAGAGCACTAAGCGCGTCCCCCGGCGTGCGGGGATCTATGGCCGTCCGGAATGCGGAATTAGCGATCCCACGCCGGCCAAGCCGGACAGCATGGTACAGGTGAAGCTGGCACGCGATGCGATGGCTCCCGGTTTTCTTTCAGGGATTACGATGCAGGACAGTATCACGACACTGGGCCTGAAGCACGTGGAAGCTGTCGCAGAGGACCGGAAGGGTCTGGGGGAAGAAGTTTTGACCACATGCTTTCTGAATGAAGCTTCAGGGCTGCGTGTGTGTCAGCATATTGAGCCGACGCCGGTGCCGGGCACACTTCGCATGTGGTCAACGGCCACCAACACCGGCACGGAGGCCTTGGAGCTGGAGCATCTCGCAAGCTTTGTTCTTTCCGGAATCACTCCCTTTGCCCCGGATGAAGCACCCGGTCGCCTGCGGTTGCATCGTTTCCGAAGTTGGTGGTGTAACGAAGGCAAGCATGACGACGACCTGCTGGAGGACCTCCATTTGATACGCAACTGGCGGGGCATCATGTTGATCAACGAACGGTTCGGCCAGGTCGGCACGTCACCGGTGCGCAACTTTTTCCCCTTTGTCGCACTTGAGGATGCCGAGGCCGGTGTTATCTGGGGGGCACAGCTTGCCTGGGCGGGGTCCTGGCAGATGGAAGTAACCCGCAGAGCCGACGCCGTTTCACTTTCCGGAGGCTTGGCAGACCATGAGTTCGGGCACTGGAAAAAATGCCTGCGACCAGGAGAACGCTTCGAGAGCCCCAAGGCGCACATAGCCTGCGTGGCGGGCCAATTACATGACCTGAGCGCCAAATTGGTAGAGTTGCAGGAAGCATTATTGCCCGAACCACCCGAGACAGAAAAATCGCTCCCCGTGATCTTTAATGAATGGTGCACAAATTGGGGTTCGCCCAGCCATGACAAGACCCTGGCCCTGGCCAGGCGGCTGCAGGGGTCCGGCGTCAAATATATTGTCATCGACGACGGTTGGGCCAAGCGACCTCCGCAAGCTACCAGGCAATCAAATGGAGACTGGATTCTGGACACCGAAAAGTTTCCGCACGGGATAAAAGCGACCTGTGATGCGCTTCGCGAAATGGGATATATTCCCGGTGTTTGGTTCGAGTTCGAAGTCTGTAACCCCGACTCTGAGGCGTTCGAACAAACCGACCATCATCTGCAACGCTACGGCAAGGTCTTGCAGGTGGGGTCGCGTCGCTTCTGGAACTTAAATGACCCTTGGGTCGTGGATTATTTGGACCAAAAACTTATCCAATTTATACGGGACAACGGCTTTGGTTACCTCAAAGTGGACTTCAACGATAACATCGGCATGGGTTGCGATCATGAGGACTCGCTCGGGGAAGGGCTTAGGCAGCATGTCGAAGGCATCTACCGGAGCTTTTCCCGTATCAAGGATCAAGTAGGCAACCTAGTCATCGAGAACTGCTCGTCTGGAGGGTTTCGGCTGGAACCTTCGATGATGGCACTAACCTCAATGAGTTCGTTCTCCGATGCGCACGAGTCGACAAATATTCCGATCATCGCGCGACAACTGCACTATTTGATCCCACCCAGACAATCTCAGATATGGGCGGTGCTCTATCCGGATGACACACCTGAGCGCTTTATGTATTCGCTCACGGCCACCTTTTATGGCAGGATGTGCCTCTCCGGTCCGGTGCATGATCTGAGCGATGCTCAGATCGCCCTCGTACACCGTGCCGTGCGTTTTTATGGACGGGTGGCGCCGATCATCCGAGAAGGGGTGACGCAGTTTGTCGGCAAGACTCCGCAGAACTGGCGGGATCCAGTTGGCTGGTCGGGGATTCTACGCACAAGCCGCGATGGATCCGAAGCCCTGATTGTCGTACACGAGTATGAACGTCGTAATGACCAACCGACGAGTATTTCGTTGCCCTTGGGAGAAGGCTGGGAAATCGTTGATTGCCTCTTTGATGGCACAACCAAAGAGCCGGTCCACCGAGATGGCAGCCTGGAACTGTATTCCGGGATGTCGTTTCGAGGTTGGGCTCTGCACCTTCGTCAACGCGCCCTTACTTCCCTATGA
- a CDS encoding exo-alpha-sialidase has protein sequence MNYSTRTRKAACLSLCLLMTSAVPLLRAADLAEPLLELQDGDVNIHGVEVVKMWTAPMPRADVLGAGYPQIEGVRHALVFAATDETGGYNHHAQITVHKGTIYALWSNNRHFEDAPGQRVLFATSPDGLHWSSHAEAFPSPGPFKEKSETGLLLTTLGWVQVGDKLFALAKLTAMDGFRNPDNTLFSPTKDRKRGIIFDKRIYYGILARELTDAGTWGPIFTVEGKPPAPDQIAFPVLEHSQCVSPGEYQAILAASKEYSYPWRSRLPRTPGKPLLCEPSTYALEDGTLVTLFRDERYSHRLFVSTSPDGGNTWSTPYPTNIPDSPSYTKTIALEDGSVVMVGNQIAEEKNFDNPKPAHLGRDTLVLSLSKDGLTFDKAYSLREGKHAFRVPGVGGRGYTGAQYPSLLIHNDNLLVIYSIAKEDIEASSVPIRNITH, from the coding sequence ATGAACTATTCGACCCGAACCAGGAAGGCTGCCTGCCTCTCGCTTTGCCTTTTAATGACCAGCGCGGTGCCCCTCTTGCGGGCCGCCGACCTGGCCGAACCCCTGCTGGAGCTCCAGGACGGCGACGTCAACATACATGGGGTCGAGGTGGTCAAAATGTGGACCGCCCCCATGCCCCGGGCCGATGTCCTGGGGGCAGGCTACCCTCAGATCGAGGGCGTGCGCCACGCGCTGGTCTTTGCCGCCACGGACGAGACCGGCGGCTACAACCACCATGCCCAAATAACCGTGCACAAGGGTACGATCTACGCCCTGTGGAGCAATAACCGCCACTTTGAGGACGCCCCCGGCCAGCGCGTCCTCTTCGCCACCTCCCCTGACGGCTTGCACTGGAGCAGCCATGCCGAGGCCTTTCCCTCGCCAGGCCCCTTTAAGGAGAAATCCGAAACCGGCCTGCTGTTGACGACCCTCGGCTGGGTCCAGGTCGGCGACAAGCTCTTCGCCCTGGCCAAGCTCACCGCCATGGACGGCTTCCGCAATCCCGACAACACGCTCTTCAGCCCTACCAAGGACCGCAAGCGGGGCATCATCTTCGACAAACGCATCTACTACGGCATCCTGGCACGCGAGTTGACGGACGCGGGCACATGGGGGCCCATCTTCACCGTCGAGGGCAAACCTCCCGCCCCCGACCAAATCGCCTTCCCCGTCCTCGAGCACAGCCAGTGCGTCAGCCCCGGGGAGTACCAGGCCATCCTCGCTGCCAGCAAGGAGTACTCCTACCCCTGGAGGAGCCGCCTCCCGCGAACCCCCGGCAAACCCCTCCTGTGCGAGCCGAGCACCTACGCCCTCGAAGACGGCACCCTGGTCACCCTCTTCCGCGACGAGCGATACTCCCACCGCCTCTTCGTCAGCACCTCCCCCGACGGCGGTAACACATGGTCCACCCCCTATCCCACGAACATCCCCGACTCCCCATCCTACACCAAAACCATCGCTCTCGAAGACGGATCCGTCGTCATGGTCGGAAACCAGATCGCCGAGGAAAAAAACTTCGATAACCCCAAACCCGCCCACCTGGGCAGAGATACCCTCGTCCTCTCCCTCAGCAAGGACGGACTCACCTTCGATAAAGCCTACTCCCTGCGAGAGGGCAAACACGCATTCCGAGTGCCAGGTGTCGGCGGAAGAGGTTACACAGGCGCACAATACCCCTCACTCCTCATCCACAACGACAACCTCCTGGTCATATACTCCATCGCCAAGGAGGATATCGAAGCATCAAGCGTACCTATCAGAAATATTACACACTGA
- a CDS encoding sodium:solute symporter family transporter — protein MNYLEVTLFLVAVVGVISLGIWKSRDEKLDGKQGATDYFLAGRGLTWWLVGFSLIAANISTEQFVGMSGSSANWLGMAIASYEWLAAVTLIFVAFWFLPKFLKAGLYTIPEFLQYRFDGVARLAMAIPAVVTLVFVTTSSVIFSGGKFVSEYYNDVPVLNNLTAMCWMIAIFAAVYVFIGGLKACAWTDLVWGAALIVGGAIVMFLAFSVLGNKPAEELILTKVQNSNATVEDLQDAGAWERFMLLNDGVDGEAVAVNGPNGSGGKVHMVRPKEDTDIPWTALLIGLWIPNFFYWGLNQYIVQRTLGSKSLAEGQKGIVFAAVLKLLIPFMVVIPGILAYNLFQGDLLNATTGNYDYDRAFPVLVRNLIKPMPMLSWFVLAALCGAVISSLASMLNSASTIATMDLYSKFTGQKDPAKLVKVGRIFVVIFVVLAGLVAPSLNKFESIYAYIQEFQGFISPGILAVFILGFFSPRTPRYFGAVGIGLNIVAYGAIKWWIGGVLVRHGWWYSDQVAFLDRMAICFFIVLLAGGILTLIKPMMKPVDLPQNDQIELKNSRGAMMMGVGVVVATLALYVIFW, from the coding sequence ATGAATTACCTTGAAGTCACCTTATTTCTCGTTGCCGTTGTCGGTGTTATTTCCCTTGGCATCTGGAAGAGCCGCGATGAGAAGCTCGACGGAAAGCAGGGCGCGACAGATTACTTCCTGGCTGGGCGAGGTTTGACATGGTGGCTGGTCGGTTTCTCGCTGATCGCAGCAAATATCTCCACAGAGCAATTTGTGGGCATGTCCGGCTCCTCTGCGAACTGGCTGGGAATGGCAATTGCCTCCTACGAATGGCTTGCCGCAGTCACCCTTATCTTCGTGGCCTTCTGGTTCCTTCCGAAGTTCCTCAAGGCGGGCCTGTACACGATCCCGGAGTTTCTTCAATACCGCTTCGACGGAGTCGCTCGTCTGGCGATGGCGATCCCAGCGGTGGTCACGCTGGTATTCGTTACCACCTCATCAGTTATCTTTTCCGGCGGCAAGTTTGTCTCCGAATATTATAATGATGTGCCGGTGTTAAACAACCTAACGGCCATGTGCTGGATGATTGCGATCTTTGCTGCGGTTTATGTCTTCATCGGCGGCCTTAAGGCTTGTGCGTGGACTGATCTTGTCTGGGGAGCGGCTCTCATTGTCGGGGGTGCAATCGTTATGTTCCTCGCATTCTCGGTTCTGGGGAACAAGCCTGCGGAAGAGTTGATTCTGACGAAGGTGCAGAACTCGAATGCAACCGTCGAAGATCTGCAAGACGCAGGAGCCTGGGAGAGGTTCATGCTCTTAAACGACGGGGTTGACGGCGAGGCCGTCGCTGTCAATGGACCCAATGGCTCTGGAGGCAAAGTACACATGGTGCGCCCCAAGGAAGATACCGACATCCCATGGACGGCACTACTGATCGGCCTATGGATCCCGAACTTTTTCTACTGGGGCTTGAATCAATATATCGTTCAGCGGACGCTGGGGTCAAAATCACTGGCGGAAGGCCAAAAGGGTATTGTGTTTGCCGCGGTCCTGAAGCTGCTGATTCCCTTCATGGTTGTGATACCCGGGATACTGGCCTATAACTTGTTCCAGGGAGACCTGCTTAATGCGACAACGGGCAACTATGACTATGACCGAGCATTTCCGGTATTGGTGCGCAACTTGATAAAACCCATGCCCATGCTTTCATGGTTCGTGCTCGCGGCTCTCTGCGGTGCTGTGATCAGTTCGCTCGCTTCGATGCTGAATTCCGCTTCAACCATCGCGACGATGGACTTGTACTCGAAATTCACCGGCCAAAAAGATCCAGCCAAGCTCGTTAAAGTCGGACGTATTTTCGTGGTGATATTTGTTGTTCTGGCCGGTTTGGTTGCTCCGAGCTTGAACAAGTTTGAGAGCATCTACGCCTATATACAGGAATTCCAGGGCTTCATTTCGCCGGGCATTCTTGCTGTGTTCATTCTGGGATTTTTCTCGCCACGCACACCCCGTTATTTTGGGGCAGTCGGCATCGGCCTGAACATCGTGGCCTACGGCGCGATCAAGTGGTGGATCGGCGGCGTCCTCGTCAGGCATGGCTGGTGGTATTCCGATCAAGTCGCGTTCCTGGACCGTATGGCGATATGCTTCTTCATCGTCCTGCTCGCCGGCGGTATTCTGACCTTGATTAAGCCGATGATGAAACCCGTTGATCTGCCACAGAATGATCAAATCGAGCTGAAAAACTCTCGCGGGGCAATGATGATGGGTGTCGGCGTCGTGGTAGCCACTCTGGCACTTTACGTTATCTTCTGGTGA